CGGCGGCCGTGCGGTCGCCCGCGCCCGCCGTCAGGGCGAACCCGCGCCCCCGCCGATTGCGCCGCGCACCCGTCCGGCCGTCAGCGAAGTTCTGAACGATCCGGCACAGCGTTCCGGCCCGCCGGATAATTCGTTCCTGCGCCGCTCCAACGAGCCGCTGCGCGTCCGTAAAATGCCCGCCATCGTGCCGCGCGCGCTCGTCATCGGGTCGTCGACCGGCGGTCCGCAGGCGCTTGCGGTGCTGTTTGCCGGCATCAAGCCGCTTTTGCCGCGCGTGCCGGTGCTGGTTACCCAGCATATGCCGCCGAGCTTCACGACCATTCTGGCCGAGCATCTCGGCCGCGTTGCCGGCGTGCCCTGCCACGAACCGGTCGACGGCGAACACATCCACGCCGGCACGATCTATGTCGCACCGGGCGGTAAGCACATGAAGGTGGCGCAGAGCGCGGAGGGCCCGGTGGTCCGCATCACCGACGAGCCGCCGGTCAATTTCTGCAAGCCGGCGGTCGATCCGCTGTTTTATTCGGCCCGCGATCTGTGGGGAAATCATCTTCTGGCCGTTGTTCTGACGGGCATGGGTTCGGACGGCGCCCGCGGTGCGCTGGCGATCGCCGAAGCCGGCGGTGCGGTTATTGCTCAAGACGAAGAAACAAGCGTGGTGTGGGGCATGCCGGGCGCGACGGCGCATGCGGGTGCCTGCTCGGCGATCCTGCCGCTCAATTCGATTGCGCCCCAGCTTGTCAGCATTGTTACGGGGGAGCGTAGATGACACCCGCAGATCTCGAATTCCTGGGCAAGTTCCTGAAGGAACGCTCGGGCCTCGTGCTGGTCGGCGACAAGACCTATCTCATCGAGAGCCGTCTTATGCCGATCGCGCGCAAGCATAATATGGCTTCGCTTGCGGTGCTGATGCAGCAGCTTCGGGCGGGCTCGCCCAATCTCGAAGGCGAAGTCGTCGAAG
Above is a window of Terrihabitans soli DNA encoding:
- a CDS encoding protein-glutamate methylesterase/protein-glutamine glutaminase, encoding MAIPAVAPSLEHDRPIRVMVVDDALVVRGIVSRWLQEERGVEVVATHRSAKGGLDDLFRVRPDVLILDIEMPDMDGVTALPLFLSKQPGLAVIVASTLTRRNAELSIRCLSLGAMDCLAKPQTSGEMTSTNDFRRELIDRVRALGGRAVARARRQGEPAPPPIAPRTRPAVSEVLNDPAQRSGPPDNSFLRRSNEPLRVRKMPAIVPRALVIGSSTGGPQALAVLFAGIKPLLPRVPVLVTQHMPPSFTTILAEHLGRVAGVPCHEPVDGEHIHAGTIYVAPGGKHMKVAQSAEGPVVRITDEPPVNFCKPAVDPLFYSARDLWGNHLLAVVLTGMGSDGARGALAIAEAGGAVIAQDEETSVVWGMPGATAHAGACSAILPLNSIAPQLVSIVTGERR